From a region of the Actinomadura luzonensis genome:
- a CDS encoding nitroreductase family protein, whose product MTPDELLTTIRSVRKRLDLTRPVPMELVRECLEIALQAPTGGNSQGWHWIVITDPDKRKAVGDYYGRATRAYLGSGSSAGDLFQDDPERAATQRRVSDSAAFLGEHMGDVPVLVIACIEAARLPEGNQAGLWGSLLPAAWSYMLAARARGLGTAWTSLHLVYESEIADLLGIPANVRQGVLMPTAYYTGETFRPARRQPLDEVLHVDSW is encoded by the coding sequence ATGACCCCAGACGAGCTGCTCACCACCATCCGCAGCGTCCGCAAGCGCCTCGACCTGACCCGGCCGGTCCCGATGGAGCTCGTGCGCGAGTGCCTGGAGATCGCGCTGCAGGCCCCCACCGGGGGCAACAGCCAGGGCTGGCACTGGATCGTGATCACCGACCCGGACAAACGCAAGGCGGTCGGCGACTACTACGGCCGGGCCACCCGCGCCTACCTCGGCTCGGGCTCCTCGGCCGGCGACCTGTTCCAGGACGACCCGGAGCGGGCGGCCACCCAGCGGCGGGTCTCCGACAGCGCCGCCTTCCTGGGCGAGCACATGGGGGACGTGCCGGTCCTGGTGATCGCCTGCATCGAGGCGGCGCGGCTGCCCGAGGGCAACCAGGCGGGGCTGTGGGGGTCGCTGCTGCCGGCCGCGTGGAGCTACATGCTGGCCGCCCGCGCCCGCGGCCTCGGCACCGCCTGGACGAGCCTGCACCTGGTGTACGAGAGCGAGATCGCCGACCTGCTCGGCATCCCGGCGAACGTCCGGCAGGGCGTGCTCATGCCCACCGCCTACTACACGGGCGAGACGTTCCGCCCCGCCCGCCGTCAGCCGCTCGACGAGGTGCTGCACGTCGACTCCTGGTGA
- a CDS encoding glycoside hydrolase family 53 protein, with protein sequence MRRLLATLSLLLLAAALAAAPAQAQARLPIRGADVSSLAKSEALGGVYRDALGRRGDPLRILAQAGLTHIRLKVWVNPADGYNTKTQVLAVARRAKAYGLKLLVDFHYSDTWADPGKQYKPAAWEALSFDQLRRAVHDHTYDVLDALRRQGTTADLVQVGNEINGGLLWPDGSNANWANTAALLNSGYDAVKEVSSATRVVLHLANGGDNGLYRWWFDNAAANGIRHDVIGVSYYPYWHGSLESFQANLNDVAARYGKPIVVAETAYPFTTADDDGWENLITSPEPYAGYPATPQGQAAMLAKVASVVRQVPGGLGLGLFTWEATWTGVKGNGWDPADPSSGNAWENQALFDYADRALPAMAVLGHV encoded by the coding sequence ATGAGACGCCTCCTGGCCACCCTGTCCCTGCTGTTACTCGCCGCCGCCCTGGCCGCCGCCCCCGCGCAGGCCCAGGCGCGGCTGCCGATCCGCGGCGCCGACGTCTCCAGCCTCGCCAAGTCCGAGGCCCTGGGCGGCGTCTACCGCGACGCGCTCGGCCGCCGCGGCGACCCCCTGCGCATCCTCGCCCAGGCCGGGCTGACCCACATCCGGCTGAAGGTCTGGGTGAACCCGGCCGACGGCTACAACACCAAGACCCAGGTGCTCGCCGTCGCCAGGCGCGCCAAGGCGTACGGGCTGAAGCTGCTGGTCGACTTCCACTACTCCGACACCTGGGCCGACCCCGGCAAGCAGTACAAGCCGGCCGCCTGGGAGGCGCTGAGCTTCGACCAGCTCCGCCGGGCCGTCCACGACCACACCTACGACGTGCTCGATGCGCTGCGCCGCCAGGGCACCACGGCCGACCTGGTGCAGGTCGGCAACGAGATCAACGGCGGCCTGCTGTGGCCGGACGGCTCCAACGCGAACTGGGCGAACACCGCCGCGCTGCTCAACTCCGGCTACGACGCGGTCAAGGAGGTCTCCTCCGCGACCAGGGTCGTGCTGCACCTGGCCAACGGCGGCGACAACGGCCTGTACCGGTGGTGGTTCGACAACGCCGCCGCGAACGGCATCCGCCATGACGTCATCGGCGTGTCGTACTACCCGTACTGGCACGGCTCGCTGGAGTCCTTCCAGGCCAACCTCAACGACGTCGCCGCCCGCTACGGCAAGCCGATCGTCGTGGCCGAGACCGCCTACCCCTTCACCACCGCCGACGACGACGGCTGGGAGAACCTGATCACCTCGCCCGAGCCGTACGCCGGCTACCCGGCCACCCCGCAGGGCCAGGCCGCGATGCTGGCGAAGGTGGCGAGCGTCGTCCGCCAGGTGCCGGGCGGGCTCGGCCTCGGCCTGTTCACCTGGGAGGCCACCTGGACCGGGGTCAAGGGCAACGGCTGGGACCCGGCCGACCCGTCCTCCGGCAACGCCTGGGAGAACCAGGCGTTGTTCGACTACGCCGACCGCGCCCTGCCCGCCATGGCCGTGCTCGGCCACGTCTGA
- a CDS encoding beta-galactosidase: MYPERPAGLAFGGDYNPEQWPREVLDEDVALMREAGVNLVSLGMFSWALMEPEEGRYTFGWLDEILDRLHAGGISVDLATPTAAPPAWFVAAHPDVLPVTREGVRIGFGGRQSACSSAPAFREATARVVRALGAHYRDHPAVVMWHVHNEYGAPLGECYCEHSVTAWRAWLRATYRDLSALNDAWGATFWGQTYTAWDQIDAPRFNHTVVNPAQRLDYARFSDGQHREHYALQRDILRELTPHLPVTTNFAGTVNCKSTDLWRWARELDVVANDHYLRAEQPDNHIDLAMSADLARSVAGGAPWMLMEHSAGAVNWQPRNLAKRPGEMRRNSLAHVARGSDSVLFFQWRASRFGAEKFHSGLVPHAGTGSAQWREVVRLGADLRRLAGVRGSRVRAEVALVWDWESYWALELDWRPSVDLAFRERMDAFYEALWREHVTVDFVHPSADISGYRVVVAPSSYLLTEAGAKNLHRYVEAGGHLLVSYFSGIVDEHDTIHPGAHPGALRELLGLSIEEFHPLRAGELVHLTAPVTTPPTDDTTPAPADPSALSGGPSALSGGPSALSGGPSAPSGGAAGSAAGAVSPGALLPARVWSERVRPAGAVTVRAFATGPDAGHPAFTRHDLGAGTAWYLATAPTDAPADAPAPTDAPAPADAPAPATMPVPGSGAGLRGLLAQVLDHAGVTRPRGLPDTLELIRRGRHLFLINHGDQPVTVEGVRGVSVLDGARCEGRVTVAAGAVTVVEETPQP; the protein is encoded by the coding sequence ATGTATCCGGAGCGTCCGGCCGGCCTCGCCTTCGGCGGGGACTACAACCCGGAGCAGTGGCCGCGCGAGGTCCTCGACGAGGACGTGGCCCTCATGCGCGAGGCCGGGGTCAACCTGGTCAGCCTCGGGATGTTCTCGTGGGCGCTGATGGAGCCGGAGGAGGGGCGCTACACGTTCGGCTGGCTGGATGAGATCCTCGACCGGCTGCACGCCGGCGGGATCTCGGTCGACCTGGCCACGCCCACGGCCGCGCCGCCCGCCTGGTTCGTCGCCGCGCACCCCGACGTGCTGCCGGTGACCAGGGAGGGCGTGCGCATCGGGTTCGGCGGGCGGCAGAGCGCCTGCTCCAGCGCGCCCGCCTTCCGCGAGGCGACCGCGCGGGTGGTGCGCGCGCTCGGCGCGCACTACCGCGACCACCCCGCCGTGGTCATGTGGCACGTGCACAACGAGTACGGCGCGCCGCTCGGCGAGTGCTACTGCGAGCACAGCGTCACCGCCTGGCGGGCCTGGCTCCGCGCCACCTACCGCGACCTGTCCGCGCTCAACGACGCCTGGGGCGCCACCTTCTGGGGCCAGACCTACACCGCCTGGGACCAGATCGACGCCCCCCGCTTCAACCACACCGTCGTCAACCCCGCCCAGCGCCTCGACTACGCCCGCTTCAGTGACGGCCAGCACCGCGAGCACTACGCGCTCCAGCGCGACATCCTGCGCGAGCTCACCCCGCACCTGCCCGTCACCACCAACTTCGCCGGCACCGTCAACTGCAAGTCCACCGACCTGTGGCGGTGGGCCCGCGAGCTGGACGTCGTCGCCAACGACCACTACCTGCGCGCCGAGCAGCCCGACAACCACATCGACCTCGCCATGTCCGCCGACCTCGCGCGCTCCGTCGCCGGGGGCGCGCCCTGGATGCTCATGGAGCACTCGGCGGGCGCGGTCAACTGGCAGCCGCGCAACCTCGCCAAACGTCCCGGCGAGATGCGCCGCAACAGCCTCGCCCACGTGGCGCGCGGCTCCGACAGCGTGCTGTTCTTCCAGTGGCGGGCCTCCCGGTTCGGGGCCGAGAAGTTCCACTCCGGGCTGGTGCCGCACGCCGGGACCGGCTCCGCGCAGTGGCGCGAGGTGGTGCGGCTGGGGGCCGACCTGCGGCGGCTGGCCGGGGTGCGGGGCAGCCGGGTGCGGGCCGAGGTGGCGCTGGTCTGGGACTGGGAGTCGTACTGGGCGCTGGAGCTGGACTGGCGGCCGTCGGTGGACCTGGCCTTCCGCGAGCGGATGGACGCCTTCTACGAGGCGTTGTGGCGGGAGCACGTCACCGTCGACTTCGTCCACCCTTCCGCCGATATTTCGGGATATCGGGTGGTGGTGGCGCCGTCCTCGTACCTGCTCACCGAAGCCGGCGCCAAGAACCTGCACCGCTACGTCGAAGCCGGCGGGCACCTGCTCGTGTCGTACTTCTCCGGCATCGTGGACGAGCACGACACCATCCACCCCGGCGCCCACCCGGGCGCGCTGCGCGAGCTGCTCGGCCTGTCGATCGAGGAGTTCCACCCGCTGCGCGCCGGCGAACTGGTCCACCTGACCGCCCCGGTCACCACGCCCCCGACAGACGACACCACGCCCGCACCGGCCGACCCTTCGGCCCTGTCGGGCGGCCCTTCGGCCCTGTCGGGCGGCCCCTCGGCCCTGTCGGGCGGCCCCTCGGCGCCGTCGGGCGGCGCTGCGGGCTCGGCGGCGGGTGCCGTCTCTCCGGGCGCTCTGCTGCCGGCGCGGGTGTGGTCGGAGCGGGTGCGGCCGGCGGGCGCGGTGACGGTGCGGGCCTTCGCCACGGGCCCGGACGCCGGTCACCCCGCCTTCACCCGCCACGACCTCGGCGCGGGCACCGCCTGGTACCTCGCCACCGCCCCGACCGACGCCCCTGCCGACGCCCCCGCCCCGACCGACGCCCCCGCCCCTGCCGACGCCCCCGCCCCCGCCACCATGCCCGTCCCTGGGAGCGGTGCCGGGCTGCGGGGGCTGCTCGCGCAGGTGCTCGACCACGCCGGCGTCACCCGTCCCCGGGGCCTGCCCGACACCCTCGAACTGATCCGCCGGGGCCGCCACCTGTTCCTCATCAACCACGGCGACCAGCCGGTGACGGTCGAAGGGGTGCGCGGCGTCAGCGTCCTCGACGGCGCGCGCTGCGAGGGCCGGGTCACCGTCGCGGCCGGCGCCGTCACAGTCGTCGAGGAAACCCCCCAACCCTAG
- a CDS encoding ABC transporter substrate-binding protein, with protein sequence MRAHRLGAALAVALTAALAACGSGEPAPRSTEAAQSPASAAAQGPVKLTYWTWAPNMDKIVAVWNQAHPDIQVTVSKQAGGDDAAAKYLTAAKAGNPPDLVQAEYQHLPSFIAADAVADLKAETAAIQGEFSEGLWRLVTLGTEGVYGVPQDSGPMMLFYRKDLFDKYGIEVPKTWQEYADAARAVRRKDPGVHLGTFSSKDPGAFTGLAQQAGAQWWSISGESWKVNIADEATRKVADYWGGLVKEGAIDDMPYFTPEWNKALNDGKLLTWPSAVWAPGVLSTNAPKAKGKWAAAPLPQWNAGESFSGFWGGSSTAVSAKTPSKAAAARFATWLNTDPAALELLVKEAAIYPAATKAQSALGEAPEYFADQPDFWQQAAAVSAGARGFTFGPNVGVTYNAFKDAFDKAVQNKSSFSAAVQAMQDATVADMRKSGFQIAQ encoded by the coding sequence ATGCGCGCCCACCGCCTTGGAGCAGCACTGGCCGTCGCACTCACGGCCGCCCTCGCCGCCTGCGGGTCCGGCGAGCCCGCCCCCCGGAGCACCGAGGCGGCGCAGAGCCCGGCCTCCGCCGCCGCCCAGGGACCGGTCAAGCTCACGTACTGGACCTGGGCCCCCAACATGGACAAGATCGTCGCGGTCTGGAACCAGGCGCACCCCGACATCCAGGTCACCGTCAGCAAGCAGGCGGGCGGCGACGACGCGGCGGCCAAGTACCTCACCGCCGCCAAGGCCGGCAACCCGCCCGACCTGGTGCAGGCCGAGTACCAGCACCTTCCGTCGTTCATCGCCGCCGACGCCGTCGCCGACCTCAAGGCGGAGACCGCCGCGATCCAGGGCGAGTTCTCCGAGGGCCTGTGGCGGCTGGTCACGCTCGGCACCGAGGGCGTCTACGGCGTCCCGCAGGACAGCGGCCCCATGATGCTCTTCTACCGCAAGGACCTGTTCGACAAGTACGGCATCGAGGTGCCGAAGACCTGGCAGGAGTACGCCGACGCGGCCCGCGCGGTGCGCAGGAAGGACCCCGGCGTCCACCTCGGCACGTTCTCCAGCAAGGACCCGGGAGCGTTCACAGGGCTCGCCCAGCAGGCCGGCGCCCAGTGGTGGTCGATCAGCGGCGAGTCCTGGAAGGTGAACATCGCCGACGAGGCCACCAGGAAGGTCGCCGACTACTGGGGCGGCCTGGTGAAGGAGGGCGCGATCGACGACATGCCGTACTTCACCCCTGAGTGGAACAAGGCGCTCAACGACGGCAAGCTGCTCACCTGGCCGTCGGCGGTGTGGGCGCCGGGCGTGCTGTCGACCAACGCCCCCAAGGCCAAGGGCAAGTGGGCCGCCGCCCCGCTCCCCCAGTGGAACGCCGGCGAGAGCTTCAGCGGCTTCTGGGGCGGCTCGTCCACCGCCGTGTCGGCCAAGACGCCCAGCAAGGCGGCCGCGGCCCGGTTCGCCACCTGGCTCAACACCGACCCGGCCGCGCTGGAGCTGCTGGTCAAGGAGGCCGCGATCTACCCGGCGGCCACCAAGGCGCAGTCGGCGCTCGGCGAGGCCCCCGAGTACTTCGCCGACCAGCCCGACTTCTGGCAGCAGGCCGCCGCCGTCTCGGCCGGGGCGCGCGGCTTCACCTTCGGCCCGAACGTCGGCGTCACCTACAACGCCTTCAAGGACGCCTTCGACAAGGCCGTGCAGAACAAGTCGTCCTTCTCCGCCGCCGTGCAGGCCATGCAGGACGCCACGGTCGCCGACATGCGCAAGTCCGGCTTCCAGATCGCGCAATGA
- a CDS encoding carbohydrate ABC transporter permease encodes MSHSRRNAWPYLFLTPAMVLFTLFLAVPIGYTVYLAMRRTRVSGLGLGKGARREVFVGLDNFAAALGDAELWHGWLRVLGYGALVLTVMLGLALLFALLLDSARVRLARFSRIAIFLPYAVPGVAATLLWGFLYLPSLSPLRDVLDVDLLGASTVTYSMANVAVWGGTGFNMLALYTTLRAIPRDLYEAARLDGASELQIALRVKIPILTPAIILTTVFSIIATIQVFTEPTTLRPLTNTISSTWSPLMKVYRDAFVTGDLYSAAATSIVIAAISLVLSLGFLRVVRDRAFEEG; translated from the coding sequence ATGAGCCACTCCAGAAGGAACGCCTGGCCGTACCTCTTCCTGACCCCGGCGATGGTGCTGTTCACGCTGTTCCTCGCCGTGCCCATCGGCTACACGGTGTACCTGGCCATGCGCAGGACCCGGGTGTCGGGGCTCGGGCTCGGGAAGGGGGCGCGGCGGGAGGTGTTCGTCGGTCTCGACAACTTCGCCGCCGCGCTCGGCGACGCCGAGCTGTGGCACGGCTGGCTGCGGGTGCTGGGGTACGGCGCGCTGGTGCTGACCGTCATGCTGGGCCTGGCGCTGCTGTTCGCGCTGCTGCTGGACTCCGCGCGGGTGCGGCTGGCCCGCTTCTCCCGCATCGCGATCTTCCTGCCGTACGCCGTGCCCGGGGTGGCCGCCACCCTGCTGTGGGGCTTCCTGTACCTGCCCTCGCTCAGCCCGCTCCGCGACGTGCTCGACGTGGACCTGCTCGGCGCGTCCACCGTCACCTACTCCATGGCGAACGTGGCGGTGTGGGGCGGCACCGGCTTCAACATGCTCGCCCTCTACACCACGCTCCGCGCCATCCCCCGCGACCTGTACGAGGCCGCGCGGCTGGACGGCGCCTCCGAGCTGCAGATCGCGCTCCGCGTCAAGATCCCGATCCTGACCCCGGCGATCATCCTCACCACCGTGTTCTCGATCATCGCGACCATCCAGGTGTTCACCGAGCCCACCACGCTGCGCCCGCTCACCAACACCATCAGCTCCACCTGGAGCCCGCTCATGAAGGTCTACCGCGACGCGTTCGTCACCGGCGACCTTTACTCGGCCGCCGCCACCTCGATCGTCATCGCGGCGATCTCGCTCGTCCTGTCGCTCGGGTTCCTGCGCGTCGTCCGCGACCGCGCCTTCGAGGAGGGCTGA
- a CDS encoding carbohydrate ABC transporter permease has protein sequence MAGLTTAPAAARRRRGGRRARGAAGHRPWGVAPTALLLLGAVYCLFPVCWVLLAATKSPSELFSTPTLSFGTGFLSNVEQLFAYRDGVFWLWAGNTLLYAGGGALLSTAVSAVSGYALAKYRFPGRDAIFTVLIGGILVPAVVLAIPQYLLFSKFGLADTYWAVLLPQILHPYSIYLARVYAAAAVPDSLLEAARIDGAGEGRLMARVALPLMTPGMVTIFLFQFVAIWNNFLLPFIMLGDDGKFPLTVGLYTLLAAGANQPALYNLILTGAFLSIVPLIALFLTMQRYWRTDLSSGAVK, from the coding sequence ATGGCCGGGCTCACCACCGCGCCCGCAGCGGCGCGCCGGCGCCGCGGCGGGCGCCGGGCGAGGGGCGCGGCCGGCCACCGGCCGTGGGGCGTCGCGCCGACCGCGCTGCTGCTGCTCGGGGCCGTCTACTGCCTGTTCCCGGTGTGCTGGGTGCTGCTCGCGGCCACCAAGTCGCCGAGCGAGCTGTTCAGCACGCCGACGCTGTCGTTCGGGACCGGCTTCCTGAGCAACGTCGAGCAGCTCTTCGCCTACCGGGACGGCGTGTTCTGGCTGTGGGCGGGCAACACGCTGCTGTACGCGGGCGGGGGCGCGCTGCTGTCCACGGCGGTGTCGGCGGTCTCCGGCTACGCGCTGGCCAAGTACCGCTTCCCCGGCAGGGACGCCATCTTCACCGTGCTCATCGGCGGCATCCTGGTGCCCGCCGTGGTGCTGGCGATCCCGCAGTACCTGCTGTTCAGCAAGTTCGGGCTGGCCGACACCTACTGGGCGGTGCTGCTGCCGCAGATCCTGCATCCGTACAGCATCTACCTGGCCCGCGTCTACGCCGCCGCGGCCGTCCCCGACTCGCTGCTGGAGGCGGCCAGGATCGACGGCGCGGGCGAGGGGCGGCTGATGGCGCGGGTGGCGCTGCCGCTCATGACGCCCGGCATGGTGACGATCTTCCTGTTCCAGTTCGTGGCGATCTGGAACAACTTCCTGCTGCCGTTCATCATGCTCGGCGACGACGGCAAGTTCCCGCTCACGGTCGGCCTCTACACGCTGCTCGCGGCCGGGGCCAACCAGCCGGCGCTCTACAACCTCATCCTGACGGGGGCGTTCCTGTCGATCGTCCCCTTGATCGCGCTGTTCCTCACGATGCAGCGATACTGGAGGACCGACCTGTCCTCCGGAGCCGTGAAATGA
- a CDS encoding LacI family DNA-binding transcriptional regulator, whose translation MAAAAGVSRGTVSRLLNGDKYVSPAARVAIERAISETGYVVNRAARSLVTQRTGSVVMVLSEPHEKLFEDPNYSTMIRVAIRALAERDMSLVMMLAGDEGDRERVARYVRGGHADGVLLVSTHAGDPLVEMLGRGGPPAVSCGAVIGHESVIPYAAADERLGARQMTEYFVRQGRRRIAMITGPMDTPGGIQRLEGFAEVLGRKATQRLIAHGDWTQASGERAMGELLERSPDIDAVFVASDLMAAGALAALRAAGRRVPDDVAVGGFDDSAVAVSTHPPLTTIRQPLAEMAQETMRLLFALLDGAEPVGPVVLPTELVVRESA comes from the coding sequence GTGGCCGCGGCCGCGGGCGTGTCCCGCGGCACGGTCTCCCGCCTGCTCAACGGGGACAAGTACGTCAGCCCCGCCGCGCGGGTGGCGATCGAGCGGGCCATCTCCGAGACGGGCTACGTCGTCAACCGCGCCGCGCGCAGCCTGGTCACCCAGCGCACCGGGTCGGTGGTGATGGTGCTGTCGGAGCCGCACGAGAAGCTGTTCGAGGACCCCAACTACAGCACGATGATCCGGGTCGCGATCAGGGCGCTCGCCGAGCGGGACATGTCGCTGGTGATGATGCTGGCCGGCGACGAGGGCGACCGCGAGCGGGTGGCCCGCTACGTGCGCGGCGGCCACGCCGACGGGGTGCTGCTGGTCTCCACGCACGCCGGCGACCCCCTGGTCGAGATGCTCGGCCGGGGCGGGCCGCCCGCGGTGTCGTGCGGCGCGGTGATCGGGCACGAGAGCGTCATCCCGTACGCCGCCGCCGACGAGCGGCTGGGCGCCCGGCAGATGACCGAGTACTTCGTGCGCCAGGGCCGCCGCCGCATCGCGATGATCACCGGTCCGATGGACACGCCGGGCGGCATCCAGCGTCTGGAGGGCTTCGCCGAGGTGCTGGGCCGCAAGGCCACCCAGCGGCTCATCGCGCACGGCGACTGGACGCAGGCCAGCGGCGAGCGCGCGATGGGCGAGCTGCTGGAGCGTTCCCCCGACATCGACGCCGTGTTCGTGGCCTCCGACCTGATGGCCGCCGGGGCCCTCGCGGCGCTGCGCGCGGCCGGCCGGCGGGTGCCGGACGACGTGGCGGTGGGCGGGTTCGACGACTCGGCGGTGGCGGTCTCCACGCATCCGCCGCTCACCACGATCCGGCAGCCGCTAGCCGAGATGGCGCAGGAGACGATGCGGCTGCTGTTCGCGTTGCTGGACGGCGCGGAGCCGGTCGGCCCGGTGGTGCTGCCGACCGAGCTGGTGGTACGGGAGTCCGCCTGA
- a CDS encoding SAM-dependent methyltransferase: MADSEQERAPRGIDTSRPSVSRVYDFILGGKDNYASDREAARRAMEVAPDAPQAARANREFLGRVVRFLAGEAGIRQFLDLGSGLPTQGNVHEIAQSVAPGAHVVYVDHDPIVLVHGRALLAVDDTTTVVEADVLDPQGILHNPEVRRLIDFDRPVALLMFGILHHLSDEQDPRGITRRLMDRLAPGSYLAVSHFHNPGPELPEVSRQAYAAEKVFNETMGTGRWRTREEILAYFDGLEMLEPGLVPLPEWRPDDSDQATPGITYHTFVGAVARKPE; this comes from the coding sequence GTGGCCGACAGCGAGCAGGAGCGCGCGCCGCGCGGGATCGACACGTCGAGGCCCAGCGTCTCGCGGGTCTACGACTTCATCCTCGGCGGCAAGGACAACTACGCCTCCGACCGGGAGGCGGCGCGGCGGGCGATGGAGGTCGCGCCGGACGCGCCCCAGGCGGCCCGCGCCAACCGCGAGTTCCTCGGCCGGGTGGTGCGCTTCCTGGCGGGCGAGGCCGGCATCCGGCAGTTCCTCGACCTCGGCTCCGGCCTGCCGACGCAGGGCAACGTGCACGAGATCGCCCAGTCCGTCGCGCCCGGCGCGCACGTCGTCTACGTCGACCACGACCCGATCGTGCTGGTGCACGGGCGGGCGCTGCTGGCCGTGGACGACACCACCACCGTGGTCGAGGCCGACGTCCTCGACCCGCAGGGCATCCTGCACAACCCCGAGGTGCGGCGGCTCATCGACTTCGACCGGCCGGTGGCGCTGCTGATGTTCGGCATCCTGCACCACCTGTCCGACGAGCAGGACCCGCGCGGCATCACCCGGCGGCTCATGGACCGGCTGGCCCCCGGCAGCTACCTCGCCGTCTCCCACTTCCACAACCCCGGGCCCGAGCTGCCCGAGGTGTCGCGGCAGGCGTACGCGGCGGAGAAGGTGTTCAACGAGACGATGGGCACCGGGCGGTGGCGCACCCGGGAGGAGATCCTGGCCTACTTCGACGGGCTGGAGATGCTGGAGCCTGGCCTGGTGCCGCTGCCGGAGTGGCGGCCGGACGACAGCGACCAGGCCACGCCGGGCATCACGTACCACACCTTCGTCGGGGCGGTGGCGCGCAAGCCCGAGTGA
- a CDS encoding YchJ family protein, which produces MPARPCPCGLPAAYDDCCGRLHRGEAAAATAEQLMRSRFSAFGVGDTAYLLRTWHPGARPARLDLDRRVRWTRLEVLETSGGSVVHTEGTVRFRAHYLERGRPGEMEEHSRFVRVDGRWVYAGAL; this is translated from the coding sequence ATGCCCGCTCGACCGTGCCCCTGCGGCCTGCCCGCCGCCTACGACGACTGCTGCGGCCGGCTGCACCGCGGCGAGGCGGCGGCCGCCACCGCCGAGCAGCTCATGCGCTCGCGTTTCAGCGCGTTCGGCGTGGGCGACACGGCGTACCTGCTGCGCACCTGGCACCCCGGCGCCCGCCCGGCCCGGCTCGACCTCGACCGGCGGGTGCGCTGGACCAGGCTGGAGGTCCTGGAGACCAGCGGCGGCAGCGTCGTGCACACCGAGGGCACGGTCCGCTTCCGCGCCCACTACCTGGAGCGCGGGCGGCCGGGCGAGATGGAGGAGCACAGCCGTTTCGTCCGGGTGGACGGCCGCTGGGTGTACGCCGGCGCGCTGTGA